From Solibaculum mannosilyticum:
AGCATCTTGACATAGCGGTGGGCGGCGGCGCGGTCCATGTTGTGCCGCACCACCTCGAACATGCCGTTGAAGTAGGCGGTGACGATGATATGGATGAACTCCTCCGTCACCAGGCCGGATTTGACGCTCTCGCAACCGATGACCTCCATGTACTTGTAGGTGTACTCCACCTCGATGTCCACCAGTTCGTCCAGGAAGCGCGAAAACCGGGTACCATGGGCCCCGTCCAGCAGCAGGCGGAATACATCAAAGTGGTCGTAGATGTAGTCCAACAGGTCTTCCTGATGGCGGGCAGTGTACTGGCCCATCTCGGCCCTCTGCTCCTCCTCCGGGAATTGGTGAAAGTCCTCCTGGACCTTGCGGAACATGGCCTTAAATTCATCCACCACCGGCTCCGCGAGGGCGCGGAACAGCCCCTCTTTGTCCCCAAAGCGGGTGTAGATTGACCCGGTGCTGGTCTCCGCTTCCTGGGCGATGGTACGCAAGGAAGCGTCCAGAAATCCCCTGGACAAAAACTCCTCCTTGGCGCACTCCAGCACCCGGTCATAGACGCCCACCTTTTGTTTTGCCACTGCCATTCCTCCTCATTCAAAACAATGTTTTATAACGCTGTTTTGAATATAGCACTACGGTTTTCATTTGTCAAGAGGGGAGCTCAGAATAAGAGAGCGAAAGACCCCGCAGACCGAATCTGCGGGGTCTTTTCATGTTATTCTATTTCTGCATCCTCTTGAATAGTCGGATAGATCATCTGCCACGCCGGGAGAAAG
This genomic window contains:
- a CDS encoding TetR/AcrR family transcriptional regulator; the protein is MAKQKVGVYDRVLECAKEEFLSRGFLDASLRTIAQEAETSTGSIYTRFGDKEGLFRALAEPVVDEFKAMFRKVQEDFHQFPEEEQRAEMGQYTARHQEDLLDYIYDHFDVFRLLLDGAHGTRFSRFLDELVDIEVEYTYKYMEVIGCESVKSGLVTEEFIHIIVTAYFNGMFEVVRHNMDRAAAHRYVKMLNRYHMAGFGTVFDPQP